A DNA window from Arachis duranensis cultivar V14167 chromosome 3, aradu.V14167.gnm2.J7QH, whole genome shotgun sequence contains the following coding sequences:
- the LOC107477585 gene encoding phospholipase SGR2, whose product MAEAEEHRRGAEGSSNSPDPDSLKNTPSNIARLEDVIEHSKARHKYLAQTSSPSDGGDVRWYFCKIPLAPNELAASVPSTEIVGKSDYFRFGMRDSLAIEAAFLQREEELLSSWWREYAECSEGPRQRQSTSTNLDKQHNESLLERKKSFQLFEIEEERVGVPVKGGLYEVDLTKRHCFPVYWNGENRRVLRGHWFARKGGLDWLPIREDVAEQLEIAYRTQVWHRRTFQPSGLFAARVDLQGSTPGLHALFTGEDDTWDAWLSVDASGFSSFVSFSRNAIKLRRGYSPSDSAKPTQDELRQQKEEEMDDYCSQVPVRHLVFMVHGIGQRLEKSNLVDDVANFRHITARLAEQHLTHHQRGTQRVLFIPCQWRKGLKLSGETAVEKITLDGVRGLRVMLSATVHDVLYYMSPIYCQDIIDSVSNQLNRLYLKFLKRNPGYDGKISLYGHSLGSVLSYDILCHQNNLSCPFPMDWMFKEHAKNGESLPDEQDSHFHHSSINKDDTLNTVNPSNEKNSMQQIIPEVEKENSEESLVSVPASSSEHITAETDAPKPSNEGDVSEFLSYSSDMPSETFNGLDKSESANVGLLAKRLSEEECQGTENKDEVIKKLMKEIDSLRASLVKMESRGAGHIEELQPVQQLPEGLSTPQDESKSYTPYIKYTKLHFKVDTFFAVGSPLGVFLSLRNIRIGNGRGQEYWEQENIIEEMPACRQMFNIFHPYDPVAYRIEPLVCKEYIGKRPILIPYHKGGRRLHIGFQEFTEDLAVRTQAVKNYLNSATVKVLTVCQSTSMDNQEDENPEVEEEPSYGSLMMERLTGSKDGRIDHMLQDKTFEHPYLQAIGSHTNYWRDYDTALFILKHLYRDIPEDPNYSDASGIGTSKYESGSTGWFDRRETVEEEVPLTFSDKVMVRNFSSKARRIIQKRTPSSF is encoded by the exons ATGGCGGAAGCGGAAGAGCACCGCCGCGGCGCTGAGGGAAGTAGCAACAGCCCTGACCCTGACTCGCTGAAGAACACGCCTTCCAACATTGCGAGGCTTGAAGACGTGATCGAGCATTCAAAAGCAAGGCACAAGTATCTTGCTCAGACTTCTAGCCCCTCCGATGGCGGTGACGTTAGGTGGTACTTCTGCAAGATCCCTCTCGCTCCCAACG AGTTGGCAGCCTCAGTCCCGAGCACAGAGATAGTGGGGAAGAGTGATTATTTTCGTTTCGGCATGAGGGATTCTCTGGCAATTGAAGCAGCATTCTTGCAG AGAGAGGAAGAGTTACTCTCTAGTTGGTGGAGAGAATATGCAGAATGTAGTGAAGGCCCAAGACAGCGACAAAGTACCAGTACAAATTTAGATAAGCAGCACAATGAATCTTTGCTGGAGCGAAAAAAGTCGTTTCAACTTTttgaaattgaggaagagaGAGTTGGTGTCCCTGTAAAGGGAGGACTCTATGAg GTGGATTTGACAAAGAGACATTGTTTCCCAGTTTACTGGAACGGAGAAAATAGACGTGTTCTAAGAGGCCATTGGTTTGCTCGTAAAGGCGGGCTCGATTGGCTACCAATTCGTGAAGATGTTGCTGAACAACTAGAGATTGCTTATCGTACTCAG GTTTGGCATCGTAGAACATTTCAACCTTCAGGTCTATTTGCAGCTCGAGTTGATTTGCAAGGCTCCACACCA GGTCTGCATGCACTTTTCACAGGAGAAGATGATACCTGGGATGCCTGGCTAAGTGTCGATGCTTCTGGCTTTTCTAGTTTTGTTAGTTTTAGCAGAAATGCAATCAAACTAAGACGTGGTTACTCGCCGTCAGATTCAGCAAAACCAACCCAG GATGAATTACGGCAAcagaaggaggaggagatggATGATTACTGCTCACAG GTCCCTGTTCGACACTTGGTATTTATGGTTCATGGAATTGGTCAAAGGCTGGAAAAATCTAATTTGGTTGATGATGTGGCAAATTTTCGGCATATTACAGCAAGGCTTGCAGAACAGCATCTTACTCATCACCAACGTGGCACTCAAAGGGTCCTCTTTATACCATGCCAG TGGAGAAAAGGTTTGAAGCTTAGTGGTGAAACAGCTGTTGAGAAAATAACTCTCGATGGGGTTCGCGGCTTGCGTGTTATGCTGAGTGCTACTGTTCATGATGTTTTATACTACATGAGCCCAATATACTGTCAAGACATAATTGACTCG GTATCTAACCAACTGAATCGATTATATCTGAAGTTTCTCAAGAGGAATCCTGGATATGATGGAAAG ATTTCTTTATATGGACATTCTCTGGGAAGTGTCCTTTCATATGATATCCTCTGCCATCAAAATAATCTGTCCTGCCCTTTTCCAATGGATTGGATGTTCAAGGAGCATGCTAAAAACGGGGAATCACTTCCTGATGAGCAAGACAGTCATTTTCACCATTCATCAATCAATAAGGACGACACTTTGAACACAGTGAACCCCTCCAATGAAAAGAACAGTATGCAGCAGATCATTCCCGAAGTAGAGAAAGAAAATTCAGAGGAATCGTTAGTTTCAGTTCCTGCCTCATCAAGTGAGCACATCACTGCTGAAACTGATGCTCCTAAACCAAGTAATGAGGGAGATGTTTCTGAGTTCCTTTCTTATTCTAGTGACATGCCTTCGGAGACATTCAATGGGTTGGATAAGTCTGAGAGCGCGAATGTTGGGCTATTGGCAAAGAGATTGTCTGAGGAAGAATGTCAGGGTACAGAGAACAAAGATGAAGTAATCAAGAAGCTCATGAAAGAG ATTGATTCATTGAGAGCCTCTCTAGTCAAAATGGAATCACGAGGTGCAGGGCATATTGAAGAGTTGCAACCTG TGCAACAGTTACCTGAAGGGTTATCTACACCACAAGATGAATCAAAGAGTTATACCCCATATATCAAGTACACAAAGCTTCATTTCAAG GTTGACACCTTCTTCGCTGTTGGATCCCCTCTTGGTGTATTTCTTTCTCTCCGTAATATCCGAATTGGCAATG GCAGAGGTCAAGAATATTGGGAGCAGGAAAATATAATCGAAGAAATGCCAGCTTGTCGTCAGATGTTCAACATTTTTCACCCCTACGATCCAGTTGCATACAG GATAGAGCCACTTGTCTGTAAAGAATACATTGGCAAACGTCCTATTTTGATTCCGTATCACAAAGGAGGAAGAAGGTTGCATATTGGATTTCAG GAATTTACTGAAGATTTGGCAGTTCGCACTCAAGCAGTGAAGAATTATCTGAATTCTGCAAcg GTTAAGGTCCTCACAGTTTGTCAATCGACAAGCATGGACAACCAAGAAG ATGAAAATCCAGAAGTGGAGGAAGAGCCATCATATGGGTCTTTGATGATGGAGAGGTTGACAGGAAGCAAGGATGGACGAATTGATCACATGCTACAG GATAAGACATTCGAGCATCCATATCTGCAAGCCATTGGATCACATAC AAACTATTGGCGGGATTATGACACTGCTCTTTTTATATTGAAACATTTGTATCGAGATATACCAGAAGACCCCAACTACTCGGATGCATCAGGCATAGGCACCTCAAAGTACGAGAGTGGTTCTACTGGCTGGTTTGATAGGAGAGAGACTGTTGAGGAAGAAGTTCCCTTGACATTCTCTGACAAGGTAATGGTGAGAAACTTCTCAAGCAAGGCTAGAAGGATTATACAGAAGCGCACACCTTCTAGTTTCTAA
- the LOC107477586 gene encoding uncharacterized protein LOC107477586 (The sequence of the model RefSeq protein was modified relative to this genomic sequence to represent the inferred CDS: added 55 bases not found in genome assembly) has product MAYLLACNPTTSHKLFCSEIFLDSRVVSRNACCSSVRRSSGGFVLQCTTTSSTSQLSRADQNLSLQQQIENAGEKLKQQLEYLVCEYGWKVRRLVENKDETKKAALIQAEAFHEPVALFNDLFFQFFKAEVLSGLMYKLNNSPPNRYACLVAEAATEDADSQKQLVGVIDVTVLRDRDVLQHLPAEAQEYLYISGIAVSKTFRRRKIATALLKACDKLSILWGHEFLALRAYEEDLGARKLYTNAGYHVVSRDPPWTSNWIGRKCRVLMIKRTS; this is encoded by the exons ATGGCTTATTTACTGGCATGCAACCCCACCACTTCACACAAGCTTTTCTGCTCAGAAATCTTTCTTGATTCCAGAGTAGTTTCTAGAAATGCATGTTGCAGTAGTGTGAGAAGGAGTAGCGGCGGCTTTGTGTTGCAATGCACCACCACAAGTAGTACTTCTCAGTTATCTCGTGCAGATCAGAATTTGAGTCTGCAGCAGCAGATTGAGAACGCTGGTGAGAAGCTTAAGCAGCAACTCGAGTATTTGGTGTGTGAATATGGATGGAAGGTAAGGAGGCTTGTTGAGAATAAAGATGAGACAAAGAAAGCCGCTCTAATTCAGGCAGAAGCGTTCCATGAGCCTGTGGCTCTTTTTAATGACTTGTTCTTTCAATTCTTTAAG GCGGAAGTGCTTTCTGGGCTCATGTACAAGCTTAATAACTCACCTCCCAATAG GTATGCTTGTTTGGTGGCTGAGGCAGCCACAGAAGATGCAGATTCACAAAAACAACTTGTAGGGGTCATAGATGTCACTGTCTTAAGAGACCGAGAT CAGTCTCCAAAACATTCAG GAGGAGGAAAATAGCTACTGCATTGTTGAAAGCGTGTGATAAGCTTTCCATTCTGTGGGGTCATGAGTTTCTTGCACTTCGGGCTTATGAAGAAGATCTTGGTGCACGCAAATTGTACACAAATGCAGGATACCATGTTGTGTCTAGAGATCCACCATGGACAAGTAATTGGATTGGACGAAAATGTCGTGTTCTTATGATTAAAAGAACTAGTTAG
- the LOC107477587 gene encoding uncharacterized protein LOC107477587, which produces MATTALRWQPLLPPNTNLQRRHRQMVTFKVEAFRRSDMDSFAKRMASGEAWKDAWRGANDGMERFIFEAKKTAERLDRRYALSNRLSSVARAAADRAREIDRDFEISLRWRNFTMDFRRNWPQYRVQLNKFLDSPVGKGVVTTFFIWFALSGWLFRILIIATWVLPFAGPLLIGTLANNLAIQGNCPACKMQFVGLKSQIIRCTSCGNIVWQPKGDFSSRDGKRTSASKSDPEIIDVDFEEK; this is translated from the exons ATGGCCACCACAGCTCTGCGGTGGCAACCTCTGCTACCGCCCAACACGAACCTGCAGCGCCGCCATCGCCAAATGGTAACCTTCAAAGTCGAAGCCTTTCGCCGGAGCGACATGGACAGCTTCGCGAAGCGTATGGCTTCCGGGGAAGCATGGAAGGACGCGTGGCGAGGCGCCAACGACGGCATGGAGCGCTTCATCTTCGAAGCGAAGAAAACCGCTGAGCGCCTCGACCGCCGCTACGCCCTCTCCAACCGCCTCTCCTCGGTGGCCAGGGCTGCCGCTGACCGAGCACGTGAGATTGATCGCGACTTCGAGATTAGCCTCCGATGGCGCAACTTCACCATGGATTTCAGAAGAAATTGGCCTCAG TACAGGGTGCAGCTCAATAAATTTCTGGATAGTCCAGTGGGAAAGGGCGTCGTG ACAACTTTCTTCATCTGGTTTGCATTGTCTGGTTGGCTTTTTCGAATCTTGATTATTGCAACATGGGTACTTCCATTTGCTGGTCCTCTTCTCATAGGGACATTGGCTAACAATTTAGCTATTCAG GGAAATTGTCCAGCTTGTAAGATGCAATTTGTTGGTCTTAAGAGCCAAATAATTCGATGTACAAGCTGTGGCAACATTGTGTGGCAACCTAAAGGGGATTTCTCTTCAAGAGATGGTAAAAGAACCTCTGCATCTAAGTCAGACCCTGAGAttattgatgttgattttgagGAGAAATGA
- the LOC107477588 gene encoding chloroplast envelope quinone oxidoreductase homolog has product MIINMNVVVDIPLREGHQAYASSPVRFLRRRCRRFEGTSEATSINPVDWKIQKGILRPLFLPRKFPHIPCTDVAGEVVEVGPQVKDFKVGDKVIAKLGHDYGGGLAEYAVASESLTAIRPAEVSAAEAAALPIAGLTARDALTEIAGVKLDGSGQQKNILVTAASGGVGHYAVQLAKLGNTHVTATCGARNIEFVKGLGADEVLDYKTPEGAALKSPSGKKYDAVIHCTTGIPWSTFSPNLTESGKVIDLTPSASSLWTFAVKKITFSKKQLVPFFVTIKREGLEHMVQLVKDGKIKTVIDSRFPLSKAEDAWAKSIDGHATGKIIVET; this is encoded by the exons ATGATAATTAACA TGAATGTCGTCGTTGACATCCCTCTCCGAGAAGGCCACCAAGCTTATGCGAGCTCTCCAGTACGATTCCTACGGCGGCGGTGCCGCCGGTTTGAAGGTACCTCGGAAGCAACTAGCATTAACCCTGTTGATTGGAAGATTCAAAAGGGCATACTTCGCCCTCTTTTCTTACCGAGAAAGTTTCCCCACATACCCT GTACTGATGTTGCAGGAGAGGTTGTAGAGGTTGGACCACAAGTTAAAGATTTTAAAGTTGGAGACAAAGTCATTGCTAAACTCGGTCATGAT TATGGAGGTGGATTAGCAGAGTATGCCGTTGCTAGTGAGAGCTTAACTGCTATCAGACCAGCAGAAGTCTCGGCTGCTGAAGCAGCAGCTCTACCTATTGCCGGTCTCACTGCTCGTGATGCCCTCACTGAAATTGCAGGAGTCAAGCTTGATGGGTCTGGCCAGCAAAAGAACATATTGGTAACTGCTGCTTCGGGTGGTGTAGGTCATTATGCTGTTCAACTAGCAAAACTAGGGAACACACATGTGACAGCCACTTGTGGGGCTCGCAACATCGAGTTTGTTAAGGGCTTAGGAGCTGATGAGGTTCTTGACTACAAGACGCCAGAGGGGGCAGCTCTAAAGAGTCCATCAGGCAAGAAATATGATGCTGTGATACATTGTACAACCGGAATACCATGGTCAACTTTCAGTCCTAATTTGACTGAAAGTGGGAAGGTAATCGATTTGACACCTAGCGCGAGTTCTTTGTGGACATTTGCTGTGAAGAAAATTACCTTTTCCAAGAAGCAGCTGGTGCCATTCTTCGTTACTATCAAGCGGGAGGGCCTGGAGCATATGGTTCAGTTAGTGAAGGATGGGAAAATCAAGACTGTTATTGACTCTAGGTTTCCTTTGAGCAAAGCTGAAGATGCTTGGGCTAAGAGCATTGATGGCCATGCTACTGGAAAAATCATTGTGGAGACATAA